The Pelmatolapia mariae isolate MD_Pm_ZW linkage group LG10_11, Pm_UMD_F_2, whole genome shotgun sequence genome includes a region encoding these proteins:
- the tars2 gene encoding threonine--tRNA ligase 1, cytoplasmic isoform X2 — translation MRSASHTSSSAVCVLALLVNASPALSERLQIFEALREKRGNGKRFESTEMPLRIRLVDGRIVKGTAGVTTPLYVARSVRLKGALVSKVNGELWELGRPLEADCELQLLGFDTTEGKQAAWRTGACVLGGVLEGMFGAEVCREGTSEFGLFCDYLLDNSSLSLSDVEARCKEAAALKLPFSRLELSIEEVQELFQSSKLRLQFAEEQMNGATVTVYRCGDTIAVCNGPLLPHTGLLTVFKMLQLSSVTLANQTESSGLTRLLGVAFPGEKEKEEWEREQEEARRRDHRRIGTDQELFFFNEVSPGSCFFLPKGAHIYNTLTDFIKCEYRRRGFTEVVTPTLYSTALWERSGHWEHYSENMFTVKSEGSQTYALKPMNCPAHCLMFEQRVRSWRELPLRWADFGALHRNELSGALGGLTRVRRFCQDDAHIFCTPEQLEEEIVTCLDFVRSVYQVFGFSFHCLLSTRPTPCLGEPEQWDTAEQQLERSLQQFGERWELNPGDGAFYGPKIDIQIKDAIGRQHQCATIQLDFQLPIRFDLQYVGRDGQSHRPVMIHRAVLGSLERMIAILAENFGGKWPLWLSPAQVAVIPVGGNNESYGRQVVQQFHEAGFMADLNDDEGATLNKKIRSAQLAQYNYIFVVGDKERESGTVNVRSRGGKQLGRRPTEEVLISLTKLRDTRSNLDEF, via the exons ATGAGAAGTGCAAGCCACACATCTAgcagtgcagtgtgtgtgttagccctgctg GTGAATGCATCTCCTGCCTTATCTGAACGACTGCAGATCTTTGAGGCTCTCAGGGAAAAACGTGGAAATGGGAAGCGTTTTGAATCAACAGAAATGCCCCTCCGTATCCGGCTGGTTGACGGCCGGATAGTTAAGGGAACAGCTGGTGTCACCACACCCCTCTATGTTGCTCGGAGTGTGAG ATTGAAAGGAGCCCTGGTGAGTAAGGTGAATGGGGAACTCTGGGAGCTTGGACGACCCCTAGAGGCAGACTGTGAACTACAACTTCTGGGGTTTGATACAACTGAGGGAAAGCAG GCAGCCTGGAGAACAGGGGCATGCGTCCTCGGTGGAGTCTTGGAGGGCATGTTTGGTGCTGAGGTGTGCAGAGAAGGAACATCAGAGTTCGGGCTTTTCTGTGATTACCTGTTGGACAACAG TTCTTTGTCTCTGAGTGATGTGGAGGCGAGGTGTAAGGAGGCGGCAGCACTCAAACTTCCTTTCTCCAGACTGGAGCTGAGTATAGAAGAGGTCCAAGAGCTATTCCAG AGCAGTAAGCTGAGGCTGCAGTTTGCTGAAGAGCAGATGAATGGCGCCACTGTCACTGTATACAG GTGTGGAGACACTATAGCGGTCTGCAACGGCCCCCTCCTCCCACACACAGGCCTCCTCACAGTCTTCAAGATGCTGCAG CTGTCCTCTGTGACCCTGGCCAACCAGACAGAGTCCTCGGGTTTGACACGACTGTTAGGTGTGGCCTTTCCAGgtgagaaagagaaggaggagtgGGAGAGGGAGCAGGAGGAAGCGAGGAGGCGGGACCACAGACGCATCGGGACG GACCAGGAGCTGTTCTTCTTCAATGAAGTCAGTccaggaagttgtttctttctgcCTAAAGGAGCCCACATCTACAACACACTCACGGACTTCATTAAG TGCGAATACCGAAGGCGAGGCTTCACTGAGGTCGTGACCCCAACGCTGTACAGCACTGCGTTATGGGAGCGCTCTGGCCACTGGGAGCactacagtgagaacatgttcACTGTGAAATCAGAGGGCTCTCAGACCTACGCTCTCAAACCCATGAACTGTCCTGCACActg CCTGATGTTTGAGCAGCGCGTTCGCTCGTGGAGAGAGCTCCCTCTGCGATGGGCCGACTTCGGGGCGCTGCATCGTAACGAGCTCTCCGGCGCTCTGGGAGGTCTCACTCGTGTTCGCAGGTTCTGCCAGGATGACGCGCACATATTTTGCACACCTGAACAG cTGGAAGAAGAGATTGTGACTTGTTTGGACTTTGTGAGGAGCGTCTATCAAGTGTTTGGGTTTtcttttcactgcctgctgtCTACGCGACCTACGCCGTGCCTGGGGGAGCCTGAACAGTGGGACACCGCTGAGCAG caGTTAGAGAGGAGTCTGCAGCAGTTTGGTGAACGCTGGGAATTAAACCCAGGAGATGGAGCGTTCTACGGACCAAAG ATTGACATCCAGATCAAAGATGCTATTGGCAGACAGCATCAGTGTGCCACGATCCAGCTGGACTTCCAGCTGCCAATCAGATTTGACCTTCAGTACGTCGG ACGAGACGGACAGTCGCACAGACCAGTAATGATCCACAGAGCAGTGCTGGGATCGCTGGAGAGGATGATCGCCATACTGGCTGAAAACTTTGGAGGGAAATG GCCTCTGTGGCTGTCTCCGGCTCAGGTCGCAGTTATTCCTGTGGGGGGCAACAATGAGTCGTACGGCAGGCAG GTGGTCCAGCAGTTCCATGAAGCTGGCTTTATGGCAGATCTGAATGACGATGAGGGAGCCACCTTAAATAAGAAGATCCGCTCTGCTCAGCTCGCCCAGTATAACTACATATTTG tggtGGGTGATAAGGAGCGTGAGAGTGGAACAGTGAACGTGAGGAGCAGAGGGGGTAAACAGCTGGGCAGGAGGCCGACAGAGGAGGTGCTGATATCCCTCACAAAGCTACGGGACACCAGAAGCAACCTCGATGAGTTTTGA
- the tars2 gene encoding threonine--tRNA ligase 1, cytoplasmic isoform X1: MAVTQLLRLVTCRSTARATLCAQRKYSKVNASPALSERLQIFEALREKRGNGKRFESTEMPLRIRLVDGRIVKGTAGVTTPLYVARSVRLKGALVSKVNGELWELGRPLEADCELQLLGFDTTEGKQAAWRTGACVLGGVLEGMFGAEVCREGTSEFGLFCDYLLDNSSLSLSDVEARCKEAAALKLPFSRLELSIEEVQELFQSSKLRLQFAEEQMNGATVTVYRCGDTIAVCNGPLLPHTGLLTVFKMLQLSSVTLANQTESSGLTRLLGVAFPGEKEKEEWEREQEEARRRDHRRIGTDQELFFFNEVSPGSCFFLPKGAHIYNTLTDFIKCEYRRRGFTEVVTPTLYSTALWERSGHWEHYSENMFTVKSEGSQTYALKPMNCPAHCLMFEQRVRSWRELPLRWADFGALHRNELSGALGGLTRVRRFCQDDAHIFCTPEQLEEEIVTCLDFVRSVYQVFGFSFHCLLSTRPTPCLGEPEQWDTAEQQLERSLQQFGERWELNPGDGAFYGPKIDIQIKDAIGRQHQCATIQLDFQLPIRFDLQYVGRDGQSHRPVMIHRAVLGSLERMIAILAENFGGKWPLWLSPAQVAVIPVGGNNESYGRQVVQQFHEAGFMADLNDDEGATLNKKIRSAQLAQYNYIFVVGDKERESGTVNVRSRGGKQLGRRPTEEVLISLTKLRDTRSNLDEF; encoded by the exons ATGGCGGTGACGCAGCTGCTTCGGCTTGTTACCTGTCGTTCGACAGCTCGTGCAACCCTTTGCGCGCAGAGGAAGTACAGCAAG GTGAATGCATCTCCTGCCTTATCTGAACGACTGCAGATCTTTGAGGCTCTCAGGGAAAAACGTGGAAATGGGAAGCGTTTTGAATCAACAGAAATGCCCCTCCGTATCCGGCTGGTTGACGGCCGGATAGTTAAGGGAACAGCTGGTGTCACCACACCCCTCTATGTTGCTCGGAGTGTGAG ATTGAAAGGAGCCCTGGTGAGTAAGGTGAATGGGGAACTCTGGGAGCTTGGACGACCCCTAGAGGCAGACTGTGAACTACAACTTCTGGGGTTTGATACAACTGAGGGAAAGCAG GCAGCCTGGAGAACAGGGGCATGCGTCCTCGGTGGAGTCTTGGAGGGCATGTTTGGTGCTGAGGTGTGCAGAGAAGGAACATCAGAGTTCGGGCTTTTCTGTGATTACCTGTTGGACAACAG TTCTTTGTCTCTGAGTGATGTGGAGGCGAGGTGTAAGGAGGCGGCAGCACTCAAACTTCCTTTCTCCAGACTGGAGCTGAGTATAGAAGAGGTCCAAGAGCTATTCCAG AGCAGTAAGCTGAGGCTGCAGTTTGCTGAAGAGCAGATGAATGGCGCCACTGTCACTGTATACAG GTGTGGAGACACTATAGCGGTCTGCAACGGCCCCCTCCTCCCACACACAGGCCTCCTCACAGTCTTCAAGATGCTGCAG CTGTCCTCTGTGACCCTGGCCAACCAGACAGAGTCCTCGGGTTTGACACGACTGTTAGGTGTGGCCTTTCCAGgtgagaaagagaaggaggagtgGGAGAGGGAGCAGGAGGAAGCGAGGAGGCGGGACCACAGACGCATCGGGACG GACCAGGAGCTGTTCTTCTTCAATGAAGTCAGTccaggaagttgtttctttctgcCTAAAGGAGCCCACATCTACAACACACTCACGGACTTCATTAAG TGCGAATACCGAAGGCGAGGCTTCACTGAGGTCGTGACCCCAACGCTGTACAGCACTGCGTTATGGGAGCGCTCTGGCCACTGGGAGCactacagtgagaacatgttcACTGTGAAATCAGAGGGCTCTCAGACCTACGCTCTCAAACCCATGAACTGTCCTGCACActg CCTGATGTTTGAGCAGCGCGTTCGCTCGTGGAGAGAGCTCCCTCTGCGATGGGCCGACTTCGGGGCGCTGCATCGTAACGAGCTCTCCGGCGCTCTGGGAGGTCTCACTCGTGTTCGCAGGTTCTGCCAGGATGACGCGCACATATTTTGCACACCTGAACAG cTGGAAGAAGAGATTGTGACTTGTTTGGACTTTGTGAGGAGCGTCTATCAAGTGTTTGGGTTTtcttttcactgcctgctgtCTACGCGACCTACGCCGTGCCTGGGGGAGCCTGAACAGTGGGACACCGCTGAGCAG caGTTAGAGAGGAGTCTGCAGCAGTTTGGTGAACGCTGGGAATTAAACCCAGGAGATGGAGCGTTCTACGGACCAAAG ATTGACATCCAGATCAAAGATGCTATTGGCAGACAGCATCAGTGTGCCACGATCCAGCTGGACTTCCAGCTGCCAATCAGATTTGACCTTCAGTACGTCGG ACGAGACGGACAGTCGCACAGACCAGTAATGATCCACAGAGCAGTGCTGGGATCGCTGGAGAGGATGATCGCCATACTGGCTGAAAACTTTGGAGGGAAATG GCCTCTGTGGCTGTCTCCGGCTCAGGTCGCAGTTATTCCTGTGGGGGGCAACAATGAGTCGTACGGCAGGCAG GTGGTCCAGCAGTTCCATGAAGCTGGCTTTATGGCAGATCTGAATGACGATGAGGGAGCCACCTTAAATAAGAAGATCCGCTCTGCTCAGCTCGCCCAGTATAACTACATATTTG tggtGGGTGATAAGGAGCGTGAGAGTGGAACAGTGAACGTGAGGAGCAGAGGGGGTAAACAGCTGGGCAGGAGGCCGACAGAGGAGGTGCTGATATCCCTCACAAAGCTACGGGACACCAGAAGCAACCTCGATGAGTTTTGA